GAGATCTGATCGGAATgttcatcaaaaataaaaaaaaaagaataagttGATTGGATTATTCAACATTTATGTGAAATTATTAGAGTGATTCTAGGTTTACTGAGAGTCCTCGCGAAAATCTCACTACGAGAGAATCTAATGGTGGATTTGGCAGTAATTCTACCATCGGCATAAGAAACATTTAAAATAGCCACCACCCTTTATATCTCACAGTGAGATTTTCGCGAGAATCACTCTGTCAACCTAGCAGTTTATATTATTATGCATGTCAATCTAATCCTATTTTTATccaattacaaataatatgatctAATCACAATatattataataaataaataaaatgatatCAGATAATATTACATATACATTTGACTGACGGTGCCCATGGTACGGGTCAGCTCAGTTTTTGAGTGAATCAGAACGGAAACTACTCGGTTTCATTGAATCATAAAAGAAAATTATCGTTTTCCATATTTGATTCGTTCGGTTTAGAAACGTTCGACAATGATAAACTACTAATACACCAATACTCGAAATATTATTTTTATAACAGTTGTACGTTGTTTTTTCTTTAATAAACAAGAAATTATGTCAAGATCAATAAAGTAATGTTGGGAAAGGTCGTCGAGAAGAAGAAGGTAAATCAATTCTAGGATTAGCGATAAAAGTTATGTCTATAATAAATCGAGTCATGTCTATGCCCTTCATTGATGAGTTTAAACCGATAATGTCGGACCGCTTTTCGGGATAAGCCATAGCCGAACCATGAATAATCTAAAACCATTAAATTATTATAAAATTAGTGGTTcggttcatttttttttgattcgTTGTTTTTGAGGTTTTATCCATCCATGTGCAGCCGTACTTTTGAAAATAAAATCATACTTTAAAGTGTATTTTTATATATTTACAAAAATGTCACTCCCTTTTTAAATTAAGAAAATAGATTTAAGTTATTTATATCTTTCAAAAtacaaattgattttttttttaaatttatatatatatatatatttgaaaagcTCCTTAAAAAATCTATGTAATGTAGTTTGATTCTCATATTTTATGAGTTCTCAATCATTATCTACACATTGTAGTATTGGCTTACTTAGTTATATGTGTGTGATAAATTGGTCAATgcattttacttttacttttactaaaaaaaaaaaaaaaaaaaaaacctctcaTGTGTTTATTGGAAAACTAATCAAAGTGTTGATACTTGACATAATTAAGAGTTTCGTTCTGTTGGAAAATTGGGCTGAATTGGAGGATGAATATGTATACAAGAATGTCATTCTTCTAACTTCGAAGCTTTGTATAGTTTATTTTTAAAAAGTAGTTCGAACTTTCCTAATAAATTGACAAGTACAAtaaatcaatagatcaatacctTTGGGGAATAATAAATCTTTAACAAcataatcagattcaaagattataCTCCATTCTTtagatcaaaaatatataatgaaACCATGGTAGCTGGGTTGTGGGCAACCTGACAAAACATGCCGAGGGGTTGATGGAGCGACACTCCTTGGCGGGTGCAGCTCCACATCCCGGAAACATTGTACATATGTTTAAACCTTAATTCAAATATCAATGTAAAATTCGGTTATGTTGTTAGGGCTTCATCGAACATCGAAGTCTGAAAAGCAACATTCCTGTTAACTAgtattttcatcttcttaaaaTTTCCGACATGCCCTTATTTATCATGTCTGAATAACTCTAACATTAATCTTAGTATTAGAATTTGACATGACCAGTTCCATCTGTAGTACAACTTGGCTTTTTTCTTAAAATCTCAACACATCTGATTTAAATGTGTTTAGCTCTAATTAACTTTCGAAGTGTCAATTTTCTCAATTGAGTAGTCACATAAGAAATGTAATAATTCGCATTTATAAGAAAATTTTGTAAATTAACTGAAAATAATACATGAACTAACATATTTGAATGATAGTACTTtgttatcaattccatcaaaaaCCCAATTGAGATGTCCCAACAGAGTGACACGCCATAAACATAGtacaaaattctttcaaatgttCACACTTCACATGTAACTATCCTCAGCATACATATCTCATTAAGAGTTGTTGAAAATTTGAAATGAAACGCCGTCCCTCACAGCCTTGATAACAGTTGCAACGGGTATACCGACCGACGATCTTGTTCACAGGGACAAATATACCGAAACAGTATATAGCTGTGATCGGAAGGGATTATACTAAATCCGTGAAAGTTAAAAGGAAGAGACACGAAGGAAAGGAGATAAAagtaaataagaaaaagtaaaggACAGAGGGAGGGGGTGACCCACTCATGATGATGACCCCATGGTCATGATCATCATCATCGTCCCCATTTGATATGATATTATTATACAACCCGGAAATACAGGGGGAGTTTTGAGTTTTCACTCTCTCTCATcgatccatcaacaaaaaaaaaaaagtctgtcTTCTTCTACTttatcttttacttcttcttctttttttatttaatgTGGGACAAgcattattaattattattactGGTCTCTCTAGAGTGACTAACTAGCTAGACTGTCTAGTCTCGTCTCTTCATATTTTTCTCTCTGGTAATAAATTCTGACACATAAAATTGCCCCAGCCAGCAGCAACTGCTACAGTCCCCTCATCTCCTCCTCTCCCCCTAAGCATCAGCTGCAACGCCACCAGTATAGCTGCAGTATGACCAGATAGTAGACAGACAGACTCAGGCCACCACCatcttctacttcttctacaTAGTTGGGATATACATACAACTAGCTAGGAACCAATTCTAAACCACACCAACAAGAATCCCCCCACATACAAAGggatagagatagagatattGACAGTGAGTGACTGTGAGAGAGAGAACCTTTTTGGGGAAGGCTTAAAGAGCGAGAAACGAAAGAGACTATTACAAGAAcagaaacagcagcagcagcagcccaGAAGTACGGGCGGTGCGCATGGGATAAAGAGAGAAAGAGACGGTCTCTCTATTTTTTAAAGTTTTGACTCATCTTGTTTTAGAAACGTTGAGGCTGCAAAACCTAAGCAAGAGTTTCTTGTTTTACTCTATCCATCAACACTACTTCTTTGGTAATGCAGAGATTCTTCTTCCTATAAACATTCTATACCCATTTCTCTTCATATTTCACTGTTATTTATCCTACTCATTGTTATTACTTAGATTAATTCTCatctcatcaaggatacttcatagttcttttagttgtttggttttgaATATGGGAGGATTAATTGATCTCAACAATATCCTTAccgaggatgaagatgatgatactACTACAACTACATTACTTTTgtcttcttcatcaccttcatcaaCTACAACGCCACCACCTTCTGTTTGTTTAGAGCTATGGCATGCTTGTGCTGGACCTCACATTTCTCTTCCAAAGAAGAATAGTCTTGTTGTTTACTTACCTCAAGGCCATTTAGAGCATATTTCTCAAATCCCACCTTCTCTTGTTTATGATTTACCTCCTCATGTCTTCTGCCGGGTTGTTGATGTTGCTCTTCGTGTAAGTTCCTCTATCTCACGCCTCATTTTGTTGTAGATAATTTTGTTAATTAATAATAATCATGGAGATTGTTTATTTATTCAACAGGCTGAGCTTACCACTGATGAAGTCTATGCCCAAGTTTCCTTGATTCCTGATAGTGAGGTAATAATAATCATCTTTCTTACTGGCTTTGTGTTTCTCATACTGTTATGATCTTGGGTTGATGATTTTTGTTTATAACAACATTGAATTTGTGGTATGAAAATCAGGTTGAGCAGAAATTGAAAGGAAATCAGATGGAAGAGAATATGGTATTCATTGATGAAGAGGAAATTGAGGGTGCAGGTGGTTTAAGTAACAATAAATCAAGCAGTATTAGTAGTACTACCACACCCCACATGTTCTGTAAAACCCTTACTGCTTCTGATACAAGCACCCATGGTGGTTTTTCTGTCCCTCGTCGTGCTGCTGAAGATTGTTTCCCTCCTCTGGTAGGTTTTCAGCAAATGCTCTAAATTTGCTTAATTTTTTGAAGTTGTTTTGTTCCATTTGGAGTTCTGTTTTACATTCTTAGGATGTAATTTAATGGATTACTAAATGTGGTTCATACAATGAAACAAattattttaattgatatttttttgGTGAATGTTGAATTTGTAGGACTATAAACAGCAAAGACCTTCACAAGAGCTTGTTGCAAAGGATTTACATGGTATGGTGTGGAAATTTCGACACATCTACAGGGGTATGTATGTTCAATGGTACAGAAGTCTTACAAATCCTACCTTAGTTGCAATGTGTTCAGGAGATTGAAAGTTCTGCTTAAACATTTTTAATGAGTTTTTACTCTCTCTTGCAGGTCAGCCTCGAAGGCATTTACTTACAACTGGATGGAGTGCCTTCGTTAACAATAAGAAGCTTGTTTCTGGGGATGCTGTGCTCTTTCTTAGGTATATACATTGTTGTAGTCTTATCATCTTAGCTTAAAATATGATTTTTCAAACACTAGAGGTTGTTGGTATCTTCTTTCGGTGACTTACTGTGTGATTCTTCGACCAGGGGCGAAGATGGAGAACTGAGGCTGGGTGTCCGGAGGGCAACTCAGTACAAAAGTGGCGGCTCGTTCTCAGTTTTTGGCAGCCAGACCTGTAACACTAGCACACTCACATCTGTGGCTAAAGCTGTAGCTGCAAAGACTCTATTTCACATTAATTATACACCAAGGTAACTAGGTGTTCCGATTTGAGTTGCTATTGTTGGTGGTATTATTGTATGATGTTAGGATTGAGGTTTATTCACTTGTCGATTTTGTCTCTGCCGGGAAAAATATACCATCATTGTATCACCAATTTCACCATAGATTTGAATTACATTTTCAGAATGTTGAAACTTTTGAACTACATTTAATTCTGTAGCATGTctggaaaaaggaaaaaaagatgcTAGCAAGTATAATGTGTTTAACAAACGAGTCAAATGGCAGTGCACCTGAGTTTGAATATTCATTTGCAGGGTTAGCCCGTCAGAGTTTCTAATTCCTTTCCAGAAGTTCTTAAAGGGGTTCGGTCTTTCGTTATCTATTGGAATGAGATTTAAGATGCGATTTGAAACTGAAGATTCGACAGAGCAAAGGTTTGACAAGCTTTTTGCACTTCACAAAATGCATCTTTCCTGAAGGAAAAGACTATCTAAATTACTTGCATTCTGCAGATGCACTGGAATGATTGCTGGGATTAGTGAAATGGATCCTGTTAGATGGCCCGGTTCAAAATGGAGATGCCTGTTGGTATGTTTTCTTGTAATATTTTTTGAGGCTCTTCATTTGCTGCATTTAGTAAGGATCTATGCATTATCCTCGAATTTCTATCATCTTCTTGCGATAGCTTATACTCATATATGTCCCTGCAATGTGGCATGTCTCAATCGTTGAAGATTCTTCCGCTAAATGTTTTAACTCATTAACAGGTAAGATGGGATGATAATGTGGAGATGACTCGGCAAAATAGAGTTTCTCCGTGGGAGATTGAGCCATCTAGTTCATTTTCAGGGTCAGGAAATTTGTCACCGCCTGGTGCTAAGAGAGCCAAGATTCGTTTGCCAGCACAAATAGCAGATTTTCCTGCTCCTAGTAAGTGCGGAATGACAAGTAGCTTCAAATGGACGTTATTAAAGAATATTTGCAATCTTTTCTATTTCAAGCCAAGTAATCTATTTGGTTATTTCTTTTTGTTACAGATGGGGGTGGATATTTGGACTTTGGGGAATCTTTTAGGTTCCAGAAGGTCTTGCAAGGTCAAGAAATTTTGGGTTTGAACCCTTCTTACGATGGTTATGATGTGCAGAATCATCAACCATTCGGTATCAGGAGGTGTGACCCTGGTTCAAACAGTAATGGGATGGCTGGAATACTAAATGGCGTCAAGGTACTTTCAGGAACCTCTGATATTCCCAACAAAGGCGGCTTTGGAGAATCTGCCCGATTCCCGAAGGTCTTGCAAGGTCAAGAATTATATTCAAAAGCACCACAAATGAGGGGCTTAGTGGATAACAGATCTCGTGATAGTGGTGAGTTTGGATATTTGGATGGGGTTCACAGGTCCACCAATGGTAGTGCGTGGCCAGCAATGTTGCATGGCTACAGTGATGTGCAAACCAGAGCACCATCAGTAAAGGTGTCGTCTCCATCATCGGTCCTAATGTTTCAACAAGCAAGTACTCGGGCTGCAAATCCTGGCCATGCTTATGCCTTCAATAATAATCATGAGAAGGGCAAGTTTCCTAGTTTATTTGATTATCTTGAGCCTTAGTATACCAAACTAATGTCATAATTATCTTATACATGTTGGTTTTTATACCACAGAAGACTCGGCGTCCATGTTTGCTCCAGAACTGTGGAAAGAACATCAACTAATGAATTTTATGCATCCACCT
Above is a genomic segment from Papaver somniferum cultivar HN1 chromosome 10, ASM357369v1, whole genome shotgun sequence containing:
- the LOC113318143 gene encoding auxin response factor 3-like, producing the protein MGGLIDLNNILTEDEDDDTTTTTLLLSSSSPSSTTTPPPSVCLELWHACAGPHISLPKKNSLVVYLPQGHLEHISQIPPSLVYDLPPHVFCRVVDVALRAELTTDEVYAQVSLIPDSEVEQKLKGNQMEENMVFIDEEEIEGAGGLSNNKSSSISSTTTPHMFCKTLTASDTSTHGGFSVPRRAAEDCFPPLDYKQQRPSQELVAKDLHGMVWKFRHIYRGQPRRHLLTTGWSAFVNNKKLVSGDAVLFLRGEDGELRLGVRRATQYKSGGSFSVFGSQTCNTSTLTSVAKAVAAKTLFHINYTPRVSPSEFLIPFQKFLKGFGLSLSIGMRFKMRFETEDSTEQRCTGMIAGISEMDPVRWPGSKWRCLLVRWDDNVEMTRQNRVSPWEIEPSSSFSGSGNLSPPGAKRAKIRLPAQIADFPAPNGGGYLDFGESFRFQKVLQGQEILGLNPSYDGYDVQNHQPFGIRRCDPGSNSNGMAGILNGVKVLSGTSDIPNKGGFGESARFPKVLQGQELYSKAPQMRGLVDNRSRDSGEFGYLDGVHRSTNGSAWPAMLHGYSDVQTRAPSVKVSSPSSVLMFQQASTRAANPGHAYAFNNNHEKEDSASMFAPELWKEHQLMNFMHPPTSFVNRAGLMGERGLATSRNGCRLFGFPLTEETHVANEEDFSTTPITSPSSNENLNPDIPYVACTENYLDPTSSAKAFGQRCTKILQVHKQGSVAGRAIDLTKLEGYPDLISELERLFNMEGLLNDPKKGWQVVYTDQEDEMMLIGDGPWKEFCNIVSKILIYTRNQEVVEMDNNGNSSEGEAAIFSIP